Part of the uncultured Anaeromusa sp. genome is shown below.
GGCGTAGGGCATCATCAAGGATAAATAGGTGCCGATGCCGGACTCCTCTTTGTACTTCTTTAGTGTTTCCAGAAAGAGCGGCAAGAACGGATTCACTACCTGGATGGTGTTAAAGGCGCCGTCGCCAGCGCGGAAGGCCACCTGGATAAAAGCGGGGTGATAGCCCAGTAACATGAACATAGGCACGAACACCGGCGAAAGCAGCGACCAAATGGCGGAACCGCTGGCGATGAAGAGGCCCATGAATTGGCCGAAAAGCATGAAGCAAAGAAGTGCCGGCAGACCGGTCATGCCGATGCTTTTCAAGAAATCCGCCCCGGATGTAGCAATAAGGGTTGAAATATTGGTCCAACTGAAGGCGGCGATAAACTGGGCGATGGCGAAAACCATGACCAAGAAGCCCGCCAGGCCTCGAACGCATTCGGTCATCATTTTGACAGCGTCATCGCCGCTTTTGATGGTGCGCGCTTTGATGCCATAGGTTAAACCGACCGTAAGGAAAAAGAGAAAGAGCAGCGGCACAATGCCTTTAATGAAAGGAGAACCGGGAATACCGCCGGTTTCCGGGTTGCGCAAAAGAGCGCCTTCGGGAGCCACCAGAGCGACCAGGATGGCGACAAAAGCGAGCGTGCTCCAGCCAGCTGCTTTTAAAGAAGCCAACTGAAGGCCGGAGGGCTTTTCCAAAACCACGGTCTGTTCTCCTATGTATTTTCCCATGCGGGGTTCTACAAATTTTTCCGTGACAATGGTGGTTAAAATAGCTAGGTAGAAAACGGCAAAGCACATAAAATACCAGTTATCCACCGGCGTGACGATCATGTTGGGGTCGACGATTTTAGCCGCTTGCGTCGTAATGCCGGAGAGAAGCACGTCGGTAGTGACGATTAAGATGTTGGCGGTAAAGCCGGAGTAAATCGCCGCCAAAGAACAGGCGAAACCTACAAAAGGGTGCCGTCCCATCGAATAAAAGACCATCGCCGCAATCGGCGGGACGACGACAATGGCGGCGTCCGAGGCCAAGTGACTCATAAAGCTCATGATAATGATCGTAA
Proteins encoded:
- a CDS encoding AbgT family transporter, coding for MSHPSYASDTTDNRGSFLRSLEVIGNKLPNPAILFLLLIFGLAALSAVLASQNVTAIHPLTHKLIPIKSLFSQEGLHWFMTDMVKNYINFPPLGMILVLTLGIGLVEKTGLMESLIKTAIHTIPKRFITFTIIIMSFMSHLASDAAIVVVPPIAAMVFYSMGRHPFVGFACSLAAIYSGFTANILIVTTDVLLSGITTQAAKIVDPNMIVTPVDNWYFMCFAVFYLAILTTIVTEKFVEPRMGKYIGEQTVVLEKPSGLQLASLKAAGWSTLAFVAILVALVAPEGALLRNPETGGIPGSPFIKGIVPLLFLFFLTVGLTYGIKARTIKSGDDAVKMMTECVRGLAGFLVMVFAIAQFIAAFSWTNISTLIATSGADFLKSIGMTGLPALLCFMLFGQFMGLFIASGSAIWSLLSPVFVPMFMLLGYHPAFIQVAFRAGDGAFNTIQVVNPFLPLFLETLKKYKEESGIGTYLSLMMPYALSFFAMWYALFIFWYLMGLPVGPGVPQRLW